One Bacteroidota bacterium DNA segment encodes these proteins:
- a CDS encoding sigma-70 family RNA polymerase sigma factor, protein MGKISYFSDEEIIKGILNNENQAMDALYKTHYAMIFNLIVNNSGSSQEAKDIYQEAIIIFYNNITSSDFSLECKIKTYLYSVARRLWLNELKHKYKIVGNINDFEEVIEIEESEELKILEKEKKLKLMNSCLNELGEPCSSILKEFYINKVSMTEIAEMMGYTNSDNAKNQKYKCLQRLKKLYFSKEKKTMQKD, encoded by the coding sequence ATGGGTAAAATATCCTATTTTTCTGATGAAGAAATAATAAAAGGGATTTTAAACAATGAAAATCAAGCTATGGATGCGCTTTACAAAACGCATTACGCTATGATTTTCAATTTAATAGTGAACAATAGTGGTTCATCACAAGAAGCAAAAGATATTTACCAGGAAGCAATCATTATTTTTTACAACAACATTACTTCCAGTGATTTTTCACTGGAATGTAAAATAAAAACATATTTATATTCAGTTGCCCGCAGATTATGGTTAAATGAATTAAAACATAAATATAAGATAGTTGGAAATATAAATGATTTTGAAGAAGTAATTGAAATTGAAGAAAGTGAAGAACTTAAAATTCTAGAAAAAGAGAAGAAACTGAAATTAATGAATTCCTGCCTGAATGAATTAGGGGAACCATGCAGCAGTATTCTCAAAGAGTTTTATATTAATAAAGTAAGCATGACCGAAATAGCAGAAATGATGGGCTATACAAATTCTGATAATGCAAAAAATCAGAAGTATAAATGCTTACAGAGATTAAAAAAGCTTTACTTCTCAAAAGAGAAAAAAACAATGCAGAAAGATTAA